Proteins encoded within one genomic window of Brassica rapa cultivar Chiifu-401-42 chromosome A09, CAAS_Brap_v3.01, whole genome shotgun sequence:
- the LOC103869083 gene encoding uncharacterized protein LOC103869083 yields the protein MDPSSASSVNGYYSFLNRSMDDLERVYLSNNFMSVHFLQRALCLLRTSHSHLTLLVQKLNLPVGDKWLDEYMDESSKLWEACLVIKSAVSSIENFSSAGISIASTLDGHYHHRRLSPQLSRQVIRAITGCRREAIGIEAENRALMENRVQRFPFWSEQAAATVMESSTKLQNGFSGFRGVLYATRNMSSLLLMVLMNGLVYCVPSDATLSQTQTQTQNQVSGFAGAMGRLQQRVAAEVGRTGMRKGILMHEYRRSKAALEELKAELERRGGGGGGGGSEEEEEGERELRERVENLKGYFGNLRNGTESIVSQIDDFFDEIVEGRKKLLDFCSHR from the exons ATGGATCCGTCCTCTGCAAGCTCAGTGAACGGATACTACTCGTTTCTAAACAGATCAATGGATGATCTCGAGAGGGTTTACCTCTCAAACAACTTCATGTCCGTACACTTTTTACAGAGAGCTCTCTGTCTCCTCCGCACCTCCCACTCGCATCTCACTCTCCTCGTTCAGAAACTTAACCTCCCTGTCGGCGACAAATGGCTCGATGAGTATATGGACGAAAGCTCCAAGCTTTGGGAAGCTTGCCTCGTCATCAAGTCCGCCGTTTCCTCCATCGAAAACTTCTCCTCCGCCGGTATTTCAATCGCCTCCACCCTCGACGGCCACTATCACCACCGTCGTCTCTCCCCTCAGCTTTCTCGTCAG GTGATAAGAGCGATCACAGGGTGTAGGAGAGAGGCGATTGGGATAGAGGCAGAGAACAGAGCGTTGATGGAGAATCGTGTTCAAAGGTTTCCGTTTTGGTCGGAGCAGGCGGCGGCGACGGTGATGGAGTCGTCGACGAAGTTACAGAACGGGTTCAGTGGTTTCCGCGGCGTACTGTACGCGACGAGGAACATGAGCTCGCTTCTACTCATGGTGTTGATGAACGGTCTCGTCTACTGTGTTCCCAGCGACGCAACGTTGTCGCAAACGCAAACGCAGACGCAGAATCAGGTCAGCGGCTTCGCTGGAGCGATGGGGAGGTTGCAGCAGAGGGTTGCGGCTGAGGTGGGGAGAACGGGGATGAGGAAGGGGATACTGATGCATGAGTATAGGAGGAGCAAGGCGGCGTTGGAAGAGCTTAAGGCGGAGCTTGAgcggagaggaggaggaggaggaggagggggaagcgaggaggaggaggagggagagagggagttgagagagagagtggaGAATCTgaaagggtattttggtaatttgagGAATGGGACAGAGAGTATAGTGTCGCAAATCGATGATTTCTTTGATGAAATTGTTGAAGGAAGAAAAAAGCTTTTGGATTTCTGCAGCCATAGATGA